One genomic window of Nicotiana sylvestris chromosome 10, ASM39365v2, whole genome shotgun sequence includes the following:
- the LOC138879457 gene encoding uncharacterized protein, giving the protein MALYEALYRRQCHSLVEWFNPRESKFLGSDLVRDVLEKVRLIKEQLRTTQSRQKSYADKKVCDIAYMVGEKVLLRVSPMKGVMRFKKKGKLSPRYIFPFEVLERVGEMAYKHALPPTQSGVHPVFHVFMFQKYYGDLSHVSNFSTV; this is encoded by the coding sequence atggctctttatgaggccTTATATAGGAGGCAATGTCATTCTCTAGTTGAATGGTTTAATCCTAGGGAGTCAAAGTTTTTGGGCAGTGATTTGGTCCGTGATGTTTTGGAGAAGGTGAGGTTGATCAAGGAGCAACTTCGTACAacacagtccagacagaagagttatgctgacaagaaagTTTGTGATATTGCATATATGGTAGGTGAGAAGGTTCTACTTagagtttcgcccatgaagggtgtgatgaggtttaaaaagaagggcaagttgagccctaggtatattttTCCTTTTGAGGTTCTTGAGAGGGTTGGAGAGATGGCCTACAAACATGCCTTGCCACCTACTCAGTCGGGCGTTCACCCagtttttcatgttttcatgttCCAAAAGTATTATGGTGACCTGTCACATGTTTCAAACTTCAGTACGGTATAG